The genomic region taaaggttggaagctggtcagAGCAATGTCACACTATCCTTCAACTCGTTTTggtataaatagaaaaaaaattttgagtataatggcatgtataggctaagtTTGGCCAAATTATGGCACGAATGTGTTTGGTTGTGATTTGCCAATGGCATGGCTTATGTTGAACATATTTtgatgtaaatatatatatgtgagatTTTATAATGATTGATATGTGTTTGGTGTGGTTGAATAATAGGTAGTTTATAAGCATGTTGATGAAAAGATTGAAATAGTATGTTTGGTATAAATAAGCAAATATGTGTTTTGATCATCAAGGTAAATGTAAATGTTAAGATATATGGGATAAAATGACTTGTCtaagacttgattttggcttgatttgTATGATTGGTATTGCCTTGTGAATGTATCAAAGTGTTGATGCAGGTGGAAGACAACTtcggtgagaaatgtggcttggaaaatagTCTATTCTCGTCCACACGAGTAGAGACACGAGTGTGTGACACaaggcctagcacatgggcgtgcggactggccatgtgtcccctgcatcttaaaaacttagaaacagaatgctcaaaattattcacacggcctagcacacggttgtgtggcttagccgtgtaacccctgcacctaatttatgcaaattgaattgctcacacgacctagcacacaggcgtgtggcttggccatgtgacccgaGTCAAAAAGTTACACAAGCAcgaacacgggctgggacatgaccgtgtgccctacttcgaatgcccacacagcctaagGCACGGGCATGTCTTttggccatgtgagccacatggcctggccacacgagcgtgtgtcccctacacctctcatattttgaaatttcgtgaaaatttttctaagcatccggtttagtcccgacttgtttctaatgcatattttggacCTCGATGGCTTAAATAAGGGATGATATGATTGATTATTACTGGTTTATGATATGAATGTGTAATGATAGGAAATTGTCTGTAATTGATCTATAAATctcagtaatgctctgtaacgcTATTCCGGTGATGGAtaagggttaagggtgttacaatatgttTATGGAATCTCATAAATGGAAGCCTTATATAGGCAAGATCGCGAATAGTCCAAATGTGTAATCTCCTATTTTCGGGTCGTCTCTGATAGATAGCAATCAAGCAAGTTGAATTGTTCTCCGAGATACACAATTAAATAAGTGATGGTGTCATCAAGATAATGTATCAAGTACAAATTAAGCCAAATTGTTCGATGTCAAGACTATGTCAATAAGATTAGCAAACCGTCATAGTGTAAATAAAGTCAAACATGAAATCTAAATCATGAGTTTCAAGCTTTCTAGTGTCACGCTAATTACAAGTTATGGacaactcactaagttcatttgaacttacgtatatgttattatgtattgCAAGTAAAAAGGGAAATTCAAGGATTCGAGGAGGGACCAAGTTAGAATCTATCGTGCTTAATATGCATACAGTGGGGAAACCTAAAGGTGGAGTCTCAGGGTAATAgcaatatttgtaattagttatGGTTAGAAGACTAATTTCAAGACTAAGCAAATATTCAATATGTTAAGGTTactttgtgaaatttttgtatcttaaattaaagtatataattgaaataaatagatAACGATTGTATTACATGATTATGAAttacaaattgtaaaattgaatGCGTTAGTTAAATTCGACCATGGAGCATAACACCCTAGAGTTCAGATCTGACGATTGGGTCAggtgtggggtgttacagatagTGTTCAAAATTTGACTGGATAGTCCTTAACTAACACtattaaatgaacaaattggACCAGAATATCTAcctaaagaaaaggaaataaccCAATCAAAGAGCCTTAGATCTCACCATGCTCAGCACCACCGACTACCAAAAAAGGAAAGGGATCCTTGATGGGAGTACTCTGGGAACCATGCACCTTGAACTTGTTTCCATGCCAGTGGAGAAATTTTGAATCCTTCATACCCTTGCACAAAGACAAATCAAACTTGCAGCTAAGCGGCTTACCAAAATCATGACAATTGGTAAACTACGAATCCACCCCTATCGAAGCTAGACGTGTGTTAGGATTTGAGTTTTCCTTGAAAGAGACGACGAAATGAAAATTGGAGCTCAAAGTTGTCTCCATAATTCTGCATTTTGCCCCCAAAGAAACCTAAAAACTGGAGATCAAGCAATTTATAGTAAAGTGGGCCACAACAGTTAAGTTTGttgaaaaaattgattaagaaaatggTTGTTTTAGGTACAGcagaagttttaaaattttctaaaactaagctcgatatgttatttataacaataaacttaACCAAATATACTTGTGCTTTGTACAAGACGGACTAAAGTCGATCCTAACTTTCTCCTGAATGGTCTTCTCCATTATTCTCGAGCCATGAATTACCTCGATTGTGGACTCAAGTAATACGAACCaaatcaaaaaaatgaaaactctAACATAACTTTTAGTAAGAAAGTTAATTCTCTCTTTAACCGAAAACTATGCATTTTTcctagaaaatagaatttattctttaaaataaatttccactattttCTGATAAAATAATGGCATATGAGAAGTGTTGTGTATTGTTAACACATAGTCCCTATTTTTGGATAAACAATACAAGAATTTTGTTCAAATAAGgcttgattaaataataatatttaattgaaaatacaaCTTCTACTCCAATTAGAAGTATAATGGGGCGGCATGCCTAAGTGAATACTAGGGTTTGTCGCCCTTTGTACTAATCAAGTCTATTTTTGGACCTCTCATATATTGGGTCACTTATATGTGTTATCTATGTTTTTATCTAAcacttataatttatccaacccaatatttattttctatttcccaaaatattattatattaattcaattaaataaatttatttctcaattaaattttttttcaactcaattctaatttcgttaaaatcgTGACAACTTTACTGTACTAGACTCTataaggaaaatatatttaattttcctattCAACAAATccataatgactaattaatttattttcatcttgaacttcaattatttaattataattaattaaataataattctaaaaacttaaattaattctcaagacATCTTTTGTACTTAACGAGAAAACACAATCACTACAGATAGTGACACATgcagtttatttcttttacttcaTTGTTTTCAGTCATTCCATATAGTGGTGaacattcgatcgaatcgaatcgaataaaaaattttcgagttaatcgagttttcgaatctcattttatcatcctaactttatttgaaattttctcaaatcgagtcgagtgagatggaattcgaatcgaatcgaatatatttgttcgagttaaattttaaaaaataattttgggatCTTGTAACCACtatcacccatcgtaataaaatttgtccaccttaatcaaaatttttattaactttcatcaccttataatttatttattaattttttatatcttggttagcttctttgcatgcttagttgtttcaattatcttgattcttgttactatgtattttggaattaaaaatatattaaatgtaaaaatatgattttttaataaaatttattttaaaaataaaatatgaaatggataccaatataaaattttaacacgaatattttatgacataattaataattcaattttaatataaatattcaatatgactaaacaattcaataatataaataatataaaatgtgaaatttaatttaataatataaatagtagatataaataaaattattactatttatgtttagtgattcttttttggataattttgattttttatttgagagtaaagggtgagaattaaaaatataggggaaaataaaaagttttggggaataaaagtttgagggaaagtaaatagggggagtaaaattttgaagggaaaatattaaaaaaaatttgaggggGGAAGGTTTGgaatagacctgtccatgggccgggcaaGTATTCATCTAATAACCTTATCATAAGTGTATTAttctcataggatatccttaatcccTTTGAgataaattcgttctcccaatattaccttattttatctcatgataatcattacatctttttttataaaaaatcaattattatcaaatagtaattaatcatttatcatAAAGACAAATGACCCATTAtcatatttacttttcatctatcatgtaatatcGACGAGAagatataatttaccctttattaaactatgaattccactgttgcggAACGATGCTATATATTGCAAAAGTCACACCCAACATACCAACTTCCGactctttatatatttgaactcaGGTTTTCATTTgcatcaaagtatacaagttaTGCATGCATAGTTCATCATCCATTTAAGATTGAGGTATGCCACATTATGAACATCACAAATGAATAAGTCCATAAACGGATTTAATATCTATTCTACGTGAGCTATGTCTGATGTACTGTCAATCTAATTAGTCACATTAGActcaataaatgaaatattaatcaattaatcaatcaatcaatttttcaagcgattaaactaaggacatgtttagattatctactaatataagtcaTTTTTTAGATTACGATCCCACCATGTAATACTACTTAATACTACTtgtgtcaattaaattatattgaacACTTTTCTAAACCTTCCAAATTGATATTGCATTCATGCATCTCTTATTTCACTGAAACTTATccttttatatatgtatatatagaatTTTCCAAACTTACCAATATACTTCGTCTTTGAAATTCATTGTTTTCAATCCCATTGGAAACTCAACTATTAGATCGAATCTTACAATAATATCACACTTTACGTTTCACCTCAAGCTAAAAATGTCCAAAGTATATCGAAAATCCATTTTATGATGCTTATTATTCATAGTCCTATCGCGAGATTTAAAGAATAtgtacaagtgtacacagtcaagtaataaagtagtaaaTATAGAATATCGTCTCCATAGGACtaaagttaattcaattaattgcaaaattaacTAATGTCAAAATGGTAAGTAACAGAAATATGAGTGAATTGAGTTACTAAgtactaaaattaaatctaaagtATGCAGAACAGTTTAAAACAATAACACAAAATTGTAATTGCAGTGAAAACAGTGACACAAGTTTCAATGACATGAAAGGTTAGAACATTTATTCCCCCCTAACATGGAAATATCGAGAGCAATGCTGGAGAATGTTGCAGTAATATGGTGGTTGCAGTAATATGGTGGTTTACTAATTCAGAATCCACTGGTTGTAGGCTTCTCTAGAAGTCACTACGTTAGACCTTTTAATCACCTTAACACATGTTTATGTCAAGTTAACCTTAAGATCACCTTTTCGAACATCATTCCTAAGGATTATGCAAgataacaatatatttttataccactacaaatttaattactatacgAATTAAACATGCACCTTTCAAGTGACGTCTTGGCTTATCTTGAAGCAAACCATGCTAGTGACCATATGCTAATATATATACCCGTGGTTCAGTACACTTAATACACTACCTtacctttaaactaatttatttgccGAAGCAATACCTCAATTCTCATATCAAGAAAAGCATGCAACCCATAATCAGTGCTCATTACTTATCTacataataataagaagaagaagaagaagaagaagctcatTTGGAGGGGAAATCTAGTCAAACGAATACAGTTAGAAACTGTAAAATACATATCTCAGTGCAGTCTGTCAAGAACTCTTTCAACTACTCTTTGAAGAAGAATCATCCCACTCAATTCCTTCGAGATGCTTCCCAAAGTCGACGTTCAATGCCCAATTTCCGAAGCTCCATCAGTCCTTCCTCAACTAAAGAAAAACAAGATAAGTGCTTACTTGCAAGAAAGATTGGGTTCGGTCTTGTATATGCAAGAAAATAATTGACATTTTTAAGTTCAAAGTTTAGAGAGTAAGAAACATTGCACCAATACTTCcatttgaagaaattaatgCTACAATAGATATTACCATCAACAGCATCATGTGAACTTGGTGAATGCACAGAACGGCTGATCCAAAATTTAAGTCGCTCTTTGGCTGTATCCTCCTCTATGCCATGGGATTTGGCTCTTCTCCAAATATATGTAAGCCATGCCTATACAGTATGTTTTATAAATGGTCAGCCAGATAATACTATATTCCTCTTTCTAAGTGTCAAACAGGACACACAAAATACTAAAGGGAAAATGTTATTGCACACTGTACAGTGACCACTGCTTAACCAGGAACCATTTAACTATTTACTAAGTGGCTAATTAATTTGAAGTGAAACAAATTGAGAATCCAATATTTAAGCTCAGCATCAAGCCAAACAGGTCTCATCCATTGTTGGCAAGAAAAGCAATACGGACAAGAATATGgaaattccaaaatttgaaGCCGCTGCAATTTCGACacacataaaaatacatattatttattggGTTTTATAAACAGACTGAAGGCATGTAGTTGGGCGAGGATAAAGTTAGTGCCACCAACAATTAAACAATACCATTTAACAGGAAGACCAAGAAATTGATGAACTTTGTGGATAAACATCATTGAGATAAAATTGAAGATAACAAAGAAAGATGACTGACATACCTCCTTGAAGAGAACATCCTCAGACTCCTCTGGACTCAATTCTGCAATAAAGCATACCAGTCATTCTTGTGATCGCAAATTTGGGAACATGGGAATacaaagaaacaaacaagacagcaactaaataaataaattagactTACCAAATGCCTCCATAAACTTTGGATCACGTGGTGACTTGATATCTGAAAAACATGCAAGTAAGAATTCAGTCAGATCAGAGGAGACAGCTCTAGGCAGTTAGCATGGGTTGAGGTTAAAAAATGCGTTGAATTAGAAAAATTGCAAAGAAATGagtttcaaaaaagaaaaaaaaaatagaagaacaaCCAACCAGCCAAGCAAACACACTAATTTAAAGTAATCAGAAAATTAAGCAAAGATATTACTTAGTGATATAGAGCATACCAGACAATGAAATTCTAACAGAACTTGCTCTTCTCTGTTGGGCCAATGCATTCACAATGGCTTCCTCAACCTTCAAAACATAGCCAGAATTAAACCAGCGGAATGCATGTAGCATCTTAATTCCAGAAATGCAccacttttttcttttggatggGTTGGGAAGAAAAGCGGGGAGTACCTTTAAGGATGCAAGCTCCTTCAAACCCATTTCAACTGAAAGCATACTCTCAATATTTCCTTCTCCAGTCAGGTCACTCAAATCCTCAACAAGTTTGCTCCTCTTTTCATTCTCATCATCACCTGCTCGACATTGTTATAGtctaaaaacatgaaaaatgtgTATGACAGGACAAGAGAAGGATGCCACTATCTAGTTAACCACAaagcataaaattatttatttactagcCTTTTTCAGAAAACTCCTCCTTAGCCTTTTGTCCAGCAGAAACAACCACCTCAAAAGGAAGAGGAGCTAATGATGACCAGTACTCATGCTTAGACACAGCGATATCTGCACAGATCCCTATAAAGCACAAGAATGAGGTGAAACGGTAGGGCTTAATGATGGATAACTGAACATTTATCTACCTTTAAGTGCAATGGAGTTATAATTGTCAGTTTGAATATATTATTACCACATTCTAAACCTTTAACAACTTGACAAGGGGCAGGATGaagtaaaatttcttttacaaaaaaCAAATGACCGTAATTCATTCATGCCCTTTAAAATGATTGTCGAATGATTCAACAAGATTTAATCAACAGAGAGTGAATGGTGCATTTCTCTTCACAACAAATATAAGTTACCAGTAACTACCATATCTCACAGCTAAGCCCCAGTAACGAGCAAGCCAACACCTCTTAAGGACAACTTCTTCCTGAAATTCAAATGCATAAGGTAATTGATCTTCTAATAAAAAGTGGGCTCCTTAAATTTTGAGGCAATATAAGCACATACCATCTCTTTTTGAGTCAATACCATTCTTTGAGTCATTGAACGAAGGGCTTTTACTTCAGATTCAGCTCCATGAAGCTGCCTTACAATGGCTGTTGCCTCATCTTTAGCATTCTAAttcaagcaaaataaataaagcataAGAGAATATGGAATAGCATAAGCAGAAGTTATTACATTCATTTAAAAGGTGAGAAGATTATAATACAGGAAGACTACTCGCTGATATTTACCTCAACTTCAGATCTAAAAGACAAAATCTCCTTGTCTACAACATCCTTAGTTTGTTTTGCATCCTTAAGTGCAGCCTGGgaagataaaagaaaaggaaaagaatgattcttttttttttttttggcattatcctgaagataaaattacaagaaaaaaaattgccaTTTCCTATTCTCAAAAGGAAAAATGTCAAGATTACCACAATAGATGAAACTCAAAATTCAACACAGTTTGTGCTATAAAAACAAACCTGAGTatgtttcagaaaaaaaaagaaaaaaaaacaaacaaacctGAGTCTGCCTAGCTCAAACCAacatttaaaaaacttaaaaaagagaaaaagaaccAGAAAACTAAAATATAGCTGGGAAGCCTAGaattagggtgggtttggatggacaattgggtgcggtgcggtgcgtttagcttactttttgtctcacgctatagtatctaatctcaccgccaccgctgtttttactctaaccgcaggtaaacgcaccgcccatccaaactcacccttaatcATCTATCCACAAATAGAGCAGAATCCAAATTCTGAAATACCTCTCTTTGACGCAATGCAGCCTCTTTTCTGTAGATGGTAACACAAGATGTtagaaaaagataaataaaactaaagaggataaaaaaaggTATACATTAAGGTTGTTTGAACCAAAATCTACCTGCTTAACAGTTTGGCTTCCAAAGATACCCCTTCACCAAGAGCAGCAACCTAAAAGctcgaaaaagaaaaattaacaggtaaaaacacatttatctaattatgaTCCCTTATAGTTActactcatttttttaaaactagtTTACATTATCACATACGTTACAtgtgaatttatttattaagttctaTAATTTATTAGATGATATAAATTTCGATAATGTAACTAAtgcaaataatattattcaaaataaaatctaataaaaataattgaatgtaaaaattattttatttattcaaatattataataataataataaattcctaATATTATTAAAGCATTTTTACAATACTAAAAAGTTTACATATCATAAATAAccctttaattttcatttttccttaataatataatcaataaatcaaCCATCATAGTTTGTTgacaatatataattaatataatatgttatattacataaatgtattatttataaaatcatatatatgatatataaagatatttattatataaataattaaattttgattttaaaactaaagcagaagaattattttttactttttggttaatggaaaaaaatactttaaaattaagtaatttgataaaaaattaactttttatttattatcatataaatGCATTAAACAAAAGTgttttaaaagaatcaaaattctttttatacCTGTGATAAAtctagtaaataataaaaaccatttatataataaattatataaattattatttataaaattatacacatgaaatataaagttatttattatataaataattaaattttaatatttaaaactaaagtaatatttttcactattttattaatgaaacataatactttaaagataaaatatttctacattaattttaacctttttaaattattatataaattcatttaacaGAAGTGTTTTAAAAGAATCAGGattcttatttataaatatgataaattttataaataataaaaatatttaaaatgataaaacaataatataatcaaCAATGAAGGATATTTTACTAGTTCAATAGTTTCTTCAAATTtgtgatttaatatatattaagaataaatgatataaagtctaaaaaatttaatgaaatttttcatttctggttttattaatatttatatcaacCGATACAATTTAGAGCAAATTACCTTTTTTGTCACaacttttagaaattttctagtttgaacatccaaaactatGAAAGATTTTGGTCACCTAACAAAAAAATGCCATCTAAGCAAACATATCAAGACACAAAAATCCAAATGGCAAGGCCATTATTTTTAACCAACAATTTGTCaagtgaccaaaataataacatttattaaaattggtgACCAAATGTTGAACAAAACCTTCCAAAAGTTTAGCAACCAAATCGGTAGTTTGCCCTTGCCTTGTCCTAGTAAGGGAAAAAGGAAaccataaataaaaacacaaaaggAAAAAGTCAATTTCCATGTTACCTGTTTCTCAAGCTCTTTGACTCTAGCCTCCACTTCCTTGCACCTTTCTTCCTCAAGTCTGAGCTGTAAAGTTCATTCAAGAATTACTAATGATGTGGTTTAAGGGAAGATAACAACAACcaaaagtattaaattttaaagatgagTCAAAGAGAAGTTAAAACTCTAGAAAACGTAGAGTTACAGAAACTTGTAGGTTCAGGGTTAAACTATGAGTAACCTTGGAGAGCTTTGGAAGCCTAAACCTAGAGTTACATGCGTGAAAAGGAGAAAAGTGGCGCAAAGCGCCAATGATAGGACTTGATTGTGAGGTGACTTAGATGGCTTGAACGATCAATGCCATGGGTTTGTTGTGGTGAGAAACCTTAGGTTTCCTTTAAGTCTTGAGAAGCATACGCCTGAGGTTAGGTAACGTGAGGCCTAACCATGGAAGCTTAAGAAGCCTATACCCACAGTTAGGTGACGAGGGACCTTGGGGCCTGAAGAGTCTTATGCTCAAGGTTACTTAGCTAGTCGGAGGAAGTGAGGCACCACTCTCTGAGGTTAGGTAACAAGGGTCCTTGGGACTTGGGGAGCCTACGCTCAAGGTTACATGGCTTGCGATCTTTTCAAACTTCAACTTCCCAAACTACTTGATCTCCTTGAATGAGCCATATGAGAAAGCGAGGCACCACTCTTCAAGGTTAGGTAACAAAAGGCCTTGGGGCCTAAGGAGTCTAAATCTAAGGTTATGGCATGACTAATAAACTTGCCGAATTGCTCAAACTCTTTTCAGGAACAACGAGCCATGAGGGGTTCAAGGCATCACCTTTAAGGATTATGTGATGAACAGGCTTGGACTTCAAGAGCCTAAATCGAGGGTTCCTTCTCGCTGGACCTCTCTTGAGCTTCTCAGACTCATCTTGAAAACTTGTGagaaaaaatgttgaattagTGCACATTGGAGATTTTACCTCCAACAAACACTTCGACGATTAAGTGAGCAATGTcatcaaacttaaatttttagaaaggAAGTAAAGAACTTCTAACCAAGTGATTTGGTGACTTATAAGATGAATTCAAATGGCAATAGTGCTTGCTATTTATAAGAGGCTTTGAGGTAATCTAGGTGTCAAGTGTCACACCCCCATTAG from Gossypium raimondii isolate GPD5lz chromosome 1, ASM2569854v1, whole genome shotgun sequence harbors:
- the LOC105785536 gene encoding coiled-coil domain-containing protein SCD2 isoform X1, with the protein product MDRKRTESPSYTRRWSSHSGTGSTGGGVESPALSPAHNQPRHARSSSATGISSIKRTQNFAAKAAAQRLAQVMASQTTDDDDEEDDGDDLGFRYSAPPPLALSRKNTAATAGGAGNKTALNSTRIGRSPSPALARNLVEEAPSVRSTSTGRSSMSLRAAPPVPPPNKTSLRTAVSLPSESPKNRQPEKRFTSDIGFNLKDTGDYREASALRDELDMLQEENENVIDKLRLEEERCKEVEARVKELEKQVAALGEGVSLEAKLLSRKEAALRQREAALKDAKQTKDVVDKEILSFRSEVENAKDEATAIVRQLHGAESEVKALRSMTQRMVLTQKEMEEVVLKRCWLARYWGLAVRYGICADIAVSKHEYWSSLAPLPFEVVVSAGQKAKEEFSEKGDDENEKRSKLVEDLSDLTGEGNIESMLSVEMGLKELASLKVEEAIVNALAQQRRASSVRISLSDIKSPRDPKFMEAFELSPEESEDVLFKEAWLTYIWRRAKSHGIEEDTAKERLKFWISRSVHSPSSHDAVDVEEGLMELRKLGIERRLWEASRRN
- the LOC105785536 gene encoding coiled-coil domain-containing protein SCD2 isoform X2, whose product is MSLRAAPPVPPPNKTSLRTAVSLPSESPKNRQPEKRFTSDIGFNLKDTGDYREASALRDELDMLQEENENVIDKLRLEEERCKEVEARVKELEKQVAALGEGVSLEAKLLSRKEAALRQREAALKDAKQTKDVVDKEILSFRSEVENAKDEATAIVRQLHGAESEVKALRSMTQRMVLTQKEMEEVVLKRCWLARYWGLAVRYGICADIAVSKHEYWSSLAPLPFEVVVSAGQKAKEEFSEKGDDENEKRSKLVEDLSDLTGEGNIESMLSVEMGLKELASLKVEEAIVNALAQQRRASSVRISLSDIKSPRDPKFMEAFELSPEESEDVLFKEAWLTYIWRRAKSHGIEEDTAKERLKFWISRSVHSPSSHDAVDVEEGLMELRKLGIERRLWEASRRN